In Nocardioides sp. WS12, the DNA window CTTCGCCCTGCTCGGCCCGTCGGGATGCGGGAAGACCACCACCCTGCGCATGGTGGCCGGCCTCGACGTACCGACCTCGGGCACCATCCACCTCGGCGACGACGAGATCACCTACGAGAAGCCGTACCGGCGCCCGGTCAACACCGTCTTCCAGAACTACGCCCTGTTCCCGCACCTCGACATCCACGAGAACGTCGCCTTCGGCCTGCGCCGGCGCAAGGCCAAGGACGTCGACGAACAGGTCAAGGCCATGCTGGAACTCGTCGAACTCGAGGGCCAGGCCCGCAAGAAGCCGCCAATGCTTTCGGGCGGCCAACAGCAGCGGGTGGCCCTGGCCCGGGCGTTGATCAACCGACCCGAGGTACTGCTCCTCGACGAACCCCTCGGTGCCCTGGACCTCAAACTGCGACGAGGGATGCAGATCGAGATCAAGCGGATCCAGACCGAGGTCGGCCTCACCTTCGTGCACGTCACGCACGACCAGGAAGAAGCAATGACCATGGCCGACACGATCGCGGTCATGAACAGCGGCGAGATCGAGCAGATGGGCTCGCCGGCCGAGCTCTACGAGAACCCGCGCACCACCTTCGTCGCCAACTTCCTCGGCCAGTCCAACCTGATCGCCGGCACCGTGAGCAACGCCGGCAGCGACGTGGTGAAGGTCGACATGCAGGGCACCCAGGTCTCGATCCCCGCGGGGCGGGCCCACGTGCAGAGCGGTGCGGGCTGGGTCGGCATCCGGCCGGAGAAGGTCCTCATCGCCCCCGAGGGCGAACCAATCGACGCACCCGGCAACCACATGCAGGGCGGGGTGGTCACCGACGTCAGCTTCGTGGGGGTCAGCACCCAGTACCTCGTCCGGATGCCATGGGGCCAGGAGTTGATGTCCTTCGAGCAGAACACCGGCGCCCGCGGCATCATCGCGCGGGGCACGAAGGTCGACGTGTCGTGGCGCCCGGAGTTCTCCTTCCTGCTGCCCGCGAGCCAGGACGTCAACGCCGGCGCGGTGGAGGAGTCCTGATGCGAAGGGGGCGGTTCACCGGCTACTGGCTGATGCTGCCGGCCGTCGTCTGGCTCGGGCTCTTCTTCGTCATCCCGTTCCTCTCGCTCCTCGCGACCAGCCTCTACGACCCCGAGGGCTCCGTCCTGACCGGGTACGACGTCACGTACCGCTTCGCGAACTTCACCGACGCGCTCGGGGAGTTCTGGCAGCCCCTGTGGCGCTCGCTCTGGTACGCCGGCGTCGCGACCGTGATCTGCCTGGTGCTCGGCTACGTCCTCGCGTATGCGATCGCCTTCAAGGCCGGCCGGTGGCGCACCTTGTTGCTGGTCCTGGTGATCGCACCGTTCTTCACCAGCTTCCTGGTCCGCACCCTGTCGTGGAAGCTGATCCTGGCCGACGACGGGTTCGTGGTGGACGCACTGCAGACGGTGCACCTGATGGGTGAGGACGGCCGGTTGCTGGCCACGCCCGTCGCCGTGATCGCCGGGCTGGTCTACAACTTCCTGCCCTTCATGGTGCTCCCCCTCTATGCCAGCCTGGAGAAGATCGACGGCCGGCTGATCGAGGCGGCCGGCGACCTCTACGCCTCCCCGACCCGCGGCTTCCTCAAGGTGACCCTGCCGCTGTCGATGCCGGGCGTGGTCGCCGGGACCCTGCTCACCTTCATCCCCGCAGCCGGCGACTACATCAACGCGAGGCTGCTCGGCAGCCCGAACCAGCGGATGGTCGGCAACGTCATCCAGGACCTGTTCACCAGCACCGGCGACTACGCGGCAGCCGGTGCACTCTCGGTGATCCTGATGGCCATCATCGTGGTGATGGTCATGGTCTACATCCGCAAGGCCGGGACGGAGGACCTGCTGTGACCGGACTGCAACGAGCCGGACGATGGATCGGCGACCACCTGGTGATGGCGGCCGGGGCGCTCGTCCTCGTCTACATGTTCGTCCCCATCGCCGTCGTGATGCTGATGAGCTTCAACGACAACAGCAAGTCCCGCAACGTCTATGCGTTCCAGAGCTTCACGCTCGACAACTGGGCCAATCCCTGCAAGCCCGATGGCATGTGCGCCGCGGTCGTGCGCAGCGTCGAGATCGGGCTGCTCGCCACCGTCGTCGCCACCATCCTCGGGACGCTCGCGGCCTTCGCGCTCGTCCGGCACAGCTTCGCCGGGCGCTCGGCCATCAACACGATCATCTTCCTGCCGATGGCCTCCCCCGAGATCGTGATGGGGTCCTCGCTGCTCGCCCTGTTCGTCTCAGCGGGCTTCGGCGGTCGACTCGGGTTCTGGACGATCTTCATCGCCCACGTGATGTTCTGCCTGTCCTTCGTCATCGTGACCGTCAAGGCACGCCTGGCCGGGCTGGACGAAAACCTCGAACAAGCGGCGATGGACCTCTACGCCAACGAGGCGACCACCTTCTGGCGGATCACCTTCCCGCTCGTGTTCCCCGGCATCGCGGCAGCGGCGCTGCTGAGCTTCTCGCTGTCCTTCGACGACTTCATCATCACCAACCTCAACGCCGGCCAGACGGTCACGTTCCCGATGTTCGTCTGGGGCGTCTCGCAGCGCGGTATTCCGATGCAGGTCAACGTCGTCGGCACCGCGATGTTCCTGATCTCGATGTTCCTGGTTCTCGGCAACATGCTCGCCACCCGCAAGCCCAAGCCCGTGGCGTAGCCGCCGGAGGTTTCGAGGCTCGCTGCGCTCGCACCTCAACCACCGGGCTGATCAACCACGGGGTGGGGTGGTGCCGGGAGTCGCCCCACGGGACTCCCGGCACCCCGTCCCCTACAGGAGTTCGAGCGCTCCGCTCAGCACGCCGCGGAGCTTCTGCTCGATCTCGTCGAAGTGCTCCTGGCCGCAGATCAACGGCGGGGAGAGCTGGATGACGGGGTCGCCGCGGTCGTCGGCGCGGCAGTAGAGGCCG includes these proteins:
- a CDS encoding ABC transporter ATP-binding protein; translation: MSLAADSSRSLRLTALTKEFSTFTAVKALDLEIPAGKFFALLGPSGCGKTTTLRMVAGLDVPTSGTIHLGDDEITYEKPYRRPVNTVFQNYALFPHLDIHENVAFGLRRRKAKDVDEQVKAMLELVELEGQARKKPPMLSGGQQQRVALARALINRPEVLLLDEPLGALDLKLRRGMQIEIKRIQTEVGLTFVHVTHDQEEAMTMADTIAVMNSGEIEQMGSPAELYENPRTTFVANFLGQSNLIAGTVSNAGSDVVKVDMQGTQVSIPAGRAHVQSGAGWVGIRPEKVLIAPEGEPIDAPGNHMQGGVVTDVSFVGVSTQYLVRMPWGQELMSFEQNTGARGIIARGTKVDVSWRPEFSFLLPASQDVNAGAVEES
- a CDS encoding ABC transporter permease; its protein translation is MRRGRFTGYWLMLPAVVWLGLFFVIPFLSLLATSLYDPEGSVLTGYDVTYRFANFTDALGEFWQPLWRSLWYAGVATVICLVLGYVLAYAIAFKAGRWRTLLLVLVIAPFFTSFLVRTLSWKLILADDGFVVDALQTVHLMGEDGRLLATPVAVIAGLVYNFLPFMVLPLYASLEKIDGRLIEAAGDLYASPTRGFLKVTLPLSMPGVVAGTLLTFIPAAGDYINARLLGSPNQRMVGNVIQDLFTSTGDYAAAGALSVILMAIIVVMVMVYIRKAGTEDLL
- a CDS encoding ABC transporter permease, which codes for MTGLQRAGRWIGDHLVMAAGALVLVYMFVPIAVVMLMSFNDNSKSRNVYAFQSFTLDNWANPCKPDGMCAAVVRSVEIGLLATVVATILGTLAAFALVRHSFAGRSAINTIIFLPMASPEIVMGSSLLALFVSAGFGGRLGFWTIFIAHVMFCLSFVIVTVKARLAGLDENLEQAAMDLYANEATTFWRITFPLVFPGIAAAALLSFSLSFDDFIITNLNAGQTVTFPMFVWGVSQRGIPMQVNVVGTAMFLISMFLVLGNMLATRKPKPVA